One genomic window of Haliotis asinina isolate JCU_RB_2024 chromosome 4, JCU_Hal_asi_v2, whole genome shotgun sequence includes the following:
- the LOC137281229 gene encoding uncharacterized protein isoform X1 codes for MGKMLLLSMMVASLLLSSTADRCPPYVELETTTTYSYQFLHQQGVDVRHGTTSFKFQVRASNDVHVALLQNDGVTSRNIYEIVIGGWRNTQSAIRTGMQHANRVTARHRPLSATRFRDLWISWDDGVISVGTGTTVGFGRFMSWRDPHPHPIRYIAVSTGWGSTGLWHFTPVLDVSLKTGPVYHYQSLHSLGVNVAPQVTSFTFQVRAESNVHVALLQEDGVTCSNTYEIVIGGWKNTQSVIRKGRHNDQRVTARHRPLSATEFRDFWISWNDGVISVGTGMTVDVGRFMSWRDPSPQSVRYIAVSTGCGSTGLWQFERNIPLVCMETDDHYHPLEDLGFDLNGGTAFTFWVKARSDAYIALLSNRHKYDHGVIEIVIGGQGNTESVIRDRSQGPSRARTFERFTQPFASKHLEWWSIPDGDTFVRGAGRDNRACAHVHHTPLSGSKHLPFWISFSGDTIAVGAGREVGRRTFLSCTHQSSAQIRYVSVATGGWSNGKWLF; via the exons CCTACGTGGAACTGGAGACTACCACGACGTACAGCTACCAGTTCCTTCACCAACAGGGAGTTGATGTGAGACACGGAACTACATCATTCAAATTTCAG GTCCGCGCGTCAAACGATGTTCATGTGGCCCTGCTACAGAATGATGGAGTAACCAGTCGGAACATATACGAGATTGTGATCGGTGGATGGCGTAACACCCAGTCAGCGATCAGAACAGGCATGCAGCACGCTAACAGGGTGACAGCTCGCCACCGACCACTCAGTGCAACTCGTTTCCGTGATTTATGGATTTCTTGGGATGATGGTGTGATCTCCGTTGGAACTGGGACGACTGTTGGCTTTGGGCGTTTCATGTCGTGGAGAGACCCCCACCCTCACCCCATCAGGTACATCGCTGTGTCCACTGGATGGGGATCAACGGGTCTGTGGCATTTTA CTCCGGTTTTGGATGTCTCACTAAAGACGGGTCCAGTTTACCACTACCAGTCTCTTCACAGTCTGGGTGTGAATGTGGCGCCTCAAGTCACGTCATTCACGTTCCAG GTCCGCGCTGAAAGCAATGTTCACGTGGCACTGCTACAAGAAGATGGAGTAACCTGCAGCAACACTTACGAGATTGTGATCGGTGGATGGAAAAACACCCAGTCAGTGATCAGAAAAGGCAGGCACAACGACCAAAGGGTAACAGCTCGCCACCGACCACTCAGTGCAACTGAGTTCCGTGATTTCTGGATTTCTTGGAATGACGGTGTGATTTCCGTTGGAACTGGGATGACTGTTGACGTTGGGCGTTTCATGTCGTGGAGAGACCCCTCCCCTCAATCTGTCAGGTACATCGCTGTGTCCACTGGATGTGGATCAACTGGTCTGTGGCAGTTTG AGCGCAACATTCCATTAGTTTGTATGGAAACGGACGACCACTATCATCCCCTCGAAGATCTCGGTTTTGACCTCAATGGAGGAACAGCCTTCACTTTCTGGGTAAAAGCTAGAAGTGACGCTTATATCGCATTGCTTAGCAACAGACACAAATACGATCATGGCGTCATCGAAATCGTCATTGGAGGCCAGGGAAACACCGAGTCCGTCATTAGAGACAGGAGTCAAGGACCAAGTCGTGCACGTACATTTGAGCGCTTCACGCAACCTTTTGCAAGCAAGCACCTGGAATGGTGGAGTATCCCTGACGGTGATACTTTCGTCAGGGGTGCTGGCAGAGACAATCGTGCGTGTGCACATGTGCACCATACTCCACTTTCTGGAAGCAAGCATCTGCCATTCTGGATAAGCTTCAGCGGAGATACCATCGCCGTAGGTGCTGGCAGAGAGGTCGGAAGACGTACTTTCCTGTCGTGCACACACCAATCATCAGCACAGATTAGATATGTGAGCGTTGCCACTGGAGGGTGGTCTAACGGAAAATGGCTCTTCT AA
- the LOC137281229 gene encoding uncharacterized protein isoform X2, with protein MQHANRVTARHRPLSATRFRDLWISWDDGVISVGTGTTVGFGRFMSWRDPHPHPIRYIAVSTGWGSTGLWHFTPVLDVSLKTGPVYHYQSLHSLGVNVAPQVTSFTFQVRAESNVHVALLQEDGVTCSNTYEIVIGGWKNTQSVIRKGRHNDQRVTARHRPLSATEFRDFWISWNDGVISVGTGMTVDVGRFMSWRDPSPQSVRYIAVSTGCGSTGLWQFERNIPLVCMETDDHYHPLEDLGFDLNGGTAFTFWVKARSDAYIALLSNRHKYDHGVIEIVIGGQGNTESVIRDRSQGPSRARTFERFTQPFASKHLEWWSIPDGDTFVRGAGRDNRACAHVHHTPLSGSKHLPFWISFSGDTIAVGAGREVGRRTFLSCTHQSSAQIRYVSVATGGWSNGKWLF; from the exons ATGCAGCACGCTAACAGGGTGACAGCTCGCCACCGACCACTCAGTGCAACTCGTTTCCGTGATTTATGGATTTCTTGGGATGATGGTGTGATCTCCGTTGGAACTGGGACGACTGTTGGCTTTGGGCGTTTCATGTCGTGGAGAGACCCCCACCCTCACCCCATCAGGTACATCGCTGTGTCCACTGGATGGGGATCAACGGGTCTGTGGCATTTTA CTCCGGTTTTGGATGTCTCACTAAAGACGGGTCCAGTTTACCACTACCAGTCTCTTCACAGTCTGGGTGTGAATGTGGCGCCTCAAGTCACGTCATTCACGTTCCAG GTCCGCGCTGAAAGCAATGTTCACGTGGCACTGCTACAAGAAGATGGAGTAACCTGCAGCAACACTTACGAGATTGTGATCGGTGGATGGAAAAACACCCAGTCAGTGATCAGAAAAGGCAGGCACAACGACCAAAGGGTAACAGCTCGCCACCGACCACTCAGTGCAACTGAGTTCCGTGATTTCTGGATTTCTTGGAATGACGGTGTGATTTCCGTTGGAACTGGGATGACTGTTGACGTTGGGCGTTTCATGTCGTGGAGAGACCCCTCCCCTCAATCTGTCAGGTACATCGCTGTGTCCACTGGATGTGGATCAACTGGTCTGTGGCAGTTTG AGCGCAACATTCCATTAGTTTGTATGGAAACGGACGACCACTATCATCCCCTCGAAGATCTCGGTTTTGACCTCAATGGAGGAACAGCCTTCACTTTCTGGGTAAAAGCTAGAAGTGACGCTTATATCGCATTGCTTAGCAACAGACACAAATACGATCATGGCGTCATCGAAATCGTCATTGGAGGCCAGGGAAACACCGAGTCCGTCATTAGAGACAGGAGTCAAGGACCAAGTCGTGCACGTACATTTGAGCGCTTCACGCAACCTTTTGCAAGCAAGCACCTGGAATGGTGGAGTATCCCTGACGGTGATACTTTCGTCAGGGGTGCTGGCAGAGACAATCGTGCGTGTGCACATGTGCACCATACTCCACTTTCTGGAAGCAAGCATCTGCCATTCTGGATAAGCTTCAGCGGAGATACCATCGCCGTAGGTGCTGGCAGAGAGGTCGGAAGACGTACTTTCCTGTCGTGCACACACCAATCATCAGCACAGATTAGATATGTGAGCGTTGCCACTGGAGGGTGGTCTAACGGAAAATGGCTCTTCT AA
- the LOC137281231 gene encoding uncharacterized protein isoform X2, with product MFTEEVGKMGKIHLLTTTLAAVLLSAVTDGCPPYVELATTTTYSYQSLHEQGVDLSPGATSFKFKVRASNDVHVALLQNDGVTSRNIYEIVIGGWGNTQSVIRTGMQHANRVTARHRPLSVTEFRDFWISWDDGVISVGSGTTVGVGRFMTWRDPHPHPVRYIAVSTGFGSTALWQFGLNVTLTCLATGNDYHYHSLADLGFRLNEETSFTFWVKTTNDAHIALLSSRDNYVNNMFEIVIGGWRNTQSVIRNRKQGPNLALVSHTPLSGSKHLPFWISFSGNRIAVGAGRDVGSRTFLSWIDQAVTQIRYVSVATGWGSTGKWLF from the exons ATGTTCACAGAAG AAGTAGGGAAGATgggaaaaatacacttgctgacAACGACGCTGGCAGCTGTGCTGCTGTCAGCTGTGACTGACGGATGTCCGC CCTACGTGGAACTTGCGACGACTACAACTTACAGCTATCAGTCCCTTCACGAACAGGGTGTGGACTTATCCCCTGGAGCCACATCCTTCAAGTTCAAG GTCCGCGCGTCAAACGATGTTCACGTGGCCCTGCTACAGAATGATGGAGTAACCAGTCGGAACATATACGAGATTGTGATCGGTGGATGGGGTAACACCCAATCAGTGATCCGAACAGGCATGCAGCACGCTAACAGGGTGACAGCTCGCCACCGACCACTCAGTGTAACTGAGTTCCGTGATTTCTGGATTTCTTGGGATGATGGTGTGATCTCCGTTGGAAGTGGGACGACTGTTGGCGTTGGGCGTTTCATGACGTGGAGAGACCCCCACCCTCACCCTGTTAGGTACATTGCTGTGTCCACTGGATTTGGATCAACGGCTCTGTGGCAGTTTG GGCTTAACGTCACATTAACTTGTCTTGCAACGGGTAACGACTACCACTACCATTCCCTCGCTGATCTCGGTTTTCGCCTCAACGAAGAAACATCCTTCACTTTCTGGGTAAAGACCACCAATGACGCTCACATCGCGTTGCTTAGCAGCAGAGACAACTACGTTAATAATATGTTCGAAATCGTCATTGGAGGTTGGCGAAACACTCAGTCCGTCATCAGAAACAGGAAGCAAGGACCAAATCTTGCACTTGTGAGCCACACGCCGCTTTCTGGAAGCAAGCACCTACCATTCTGGATAAGCTTCAGCGGTAACAGGATCGCCGTAGGTGCTGGCAGAGACGTCGGGAGCCGTACCTTCCTGTCGTGGATAGACCAGGCTGTAACACAGATCAGATATGTGAGCGTGGCCACTGGTTGGGGGTCCACGGGAAAATGGCTTTTCT AG
- the LOC137281231 gene encoding uncharacterized protein isoform X1 produces the protein MFTEEVGKMGKIHLLTTTLAAVLLSAVTDGCPPYVELATTTTYSYQSLHEQGVDLSPGATSFKFKVRASNDVHVALLQNDGVTSRNIYEIVIGGWGNTQSVIRTGMQHANRVTARHRPLSVTEFRDFWISWDDGVISVGSGTTVGVGRFMTWRDPHPHPVRYIAVSTGFGSTALWQFGLNVTLTCLATGNDYHYHSLADLGFRLNEETSFTFWVKTTNDAHIALLSSRDNYVNNMFEIVIGGWRNTQSVIRNRKQGPNLALVSHTPLSGSKHLPFWISFSGNRIAVGAGRDVGSRTFLSWIDQAVTQIRYVSVATGWGSTGKWLFCK, from the exons ATGTTCACAGAAG AAGTAGGGAAGATgggaaaaatacacttgctgacAACGACGCTGGCAGCTGTGCTGCTGTCAGCTGTGACTGACGGATGTCCGC CCTACGTGGAACTTGCGACGACTACAACTTACAGCTATCAGTCCCTTCACGAACAGGGTGTGGACTTATCCCCTGGAGCCACATCCTTCAAGTTCAAG GTCCGCGCGTCAAACGATGTTCACGTGGCCCTGCTACAGAATGATGGAGTAACCAGTCGGAACATATACGAGATTGTGATCGGTGGATGGGGTAACACCCAATCAGTGATCCGAACAGGCATGCAGCACGCTAACAGGGTGACAGCTCGCCACCGACCACTCAGTGTAACTGAGTTCCGTGATTTCTGGATTTCTTGGGATGATGGTGTGATCTCCGTTGGAAGTGGGACGACTGTTGGCGTTGGGCGTTTCATGACGTGGAGAGACCCCCACCCTCACCCTGTTAGGTACATTGCTGTGTCCACTGGATTTGGATCAACGGCTCTGTGGCAGTTTG GGCTTAACGTCACATTAACTTGTCTTGCAACGGGTAACGACTACCACTACCATTCCCTCGCTGATCTCGGTTTTCGCCTCAACGAAGAAACATCCTTCACTTTCTGGGTAAAGACCACCAATGACGCTCACATCGCGTTGCTTAGCAGCAGAGACAACTACGTTAATAATATGTTCGAAATCGTCATTGGAGGTTGGCGAAACACTCAGTCCGTCATCAGAAACAGGAAGCAAGGACCAAATCTTGCACTTGTGAGCCACACGCCGCTTTCTGGAAGCAAGCACCTACCATTCTGGATAAGCTTCAGCGGTAACAGGATCGCCGTAGGTGCTGGCAGAGACGTCGGGAGCCGTACCTTCCTGTCGTGGATAGACCAGGCTGTAACACAGATCAGATATGTGAGCGTGGCCACTGGTTGGGGGTCCACGGGAAAATGGCTTTTCTGTAAGTAA
- the LOC137281231 gene encoding uncharacterized protein isoform X4 has product MGKIHLLTTTLAAVLLSAVTDGCPPYVELATTTTYSYQSLHEQGVDLSPGATSFKFKVRASNDVHVALLQNDGVTSRNIYEIVIGGWGNTQSVIRTGMQHANRVTARHRPLSVTEFRDFWISWDDGVISVGSGTTVGVGRFMTWRDPHPHPVRYIAVSTGFGSTALWQFGLNVTLTCLATGNDYHYHSLADLGFRLNEETSFTFWVKTTNDAHIALLSSRDNYVNNMFEIVIGGWRNTQSVIRNRKQGPNLALVSHTPLSGSKHLPFWISFSGNRIAVGAGRDVGSRTFLSWIDQAVTQIRYVSVATGWGSTGKWLF; this is encoded by the exons ATgggaaaaatacacttgctgacAACGACGCTGGCAGCTGTGCTGCTGTCAGCTGTGACTGACGGATGTCCGC CCTACGTGGAACTTGCGACGACTACAACTTACAGCTATCAGTCCCTTCACGAACAGGGTGTGGACTTATCCCCTGGAGCCACATCCTTCAAGTTCAAG GTCCGCGCGTCAAACGATGTTCACGTGGCCCTGCTACAGAATGATGGAGTAACCAGTCGGAACATATACGAGATTGTGATCGGTGGATGGGGTAACACCCAATCAGTGATCCGAACAGGCATGCAGCACGCTAACAGGGTGACAGCTCGCCACCGACCACTCAGTGTAACTGAGTTCCGTGATTTCTGGATTTCTTGGGATGATGGTGTGATCTCCGTTGGAAGTGGGACGACTGTTGGCGTTGGGCGTTTCATGACGTGGAGAGACCCCCACCCTCACCCTGTTAGGTACATTGCTGTGTCCACTGGATTTGGATCAACGGCTCTGTGGCAGTTTG GGCTTAACGTCACATTAACTTGTCTTGCAACGGGTAACGACTACCACTACCATTCCCTCGCTGATCTCGGTTTTCGCCTCAACGAAGAAACATCCTTCACTTTCTGGGTAAAGACCACCAATGACGCTCACATCGCGTTGCTTAGCAGCAGAGACAACTACGTTAATAATATGTTCGAAATCGTCATTGGAGGTTGGCGAAACACTCAGTCCGTCATCAGAAACAGGAAGCAAGGACCAAATCTTGCACTTGTGAGCCACACGCCGCTTTCTGGAAGCAAGCACCTACCATTCTGGATAAGCTTCAGCGGTAACAGGATCGCCGTAGGTGCTGGCAGAGACGTCGGGAGCCGTACCTTCCTGTCGTGGATAGACCAGGCTGTAACACAGATCAGATATGTGAGCGTGGCCACTGGTTGGGGGTCCACGGGAAAATGGCTTTTCT AG
- the LOC137281231 gene encoding uncharacterized protein isoform X3 gives MGKIHLLTTTLAAVLLSAVTDGCPPYVELATTTTYSYQSLHEQGVDLSPGATSFKFKVRASNDVHVALLQNDGVTSRNIYEIVIGGWGNTQSVIRTGMQHANRVTARHRPLSVTEFRDFWISWDDGVISVGSGTTVGVGRFMTWRDPHPHPVRYIAVSTGFGSTALWQFGLNVTLTCLATGNDYHYHSLADLGFRLNEETSFTFWVKTTNDAHIALLSSRDNYVNNMFEIVIGGWRNTQSVIRNRKQGPNLALVSHTPLSGSKHLPFWISFSGNRIAVGAGRDVGSRTFLSWIDQAVTQIRYVSVATGWGSTGKWLFCK, from the exons ATgggaaaaatacacttgctgacAACGACGCTGGCAGCTGTGCTGCTGTCAGCTGTGACTGACGGATGTCCGC CCTACGTGGAACTTGCGACGACTACAACTTACAGCTATCAGTCCCTTCACGAACAGGGTGTGGACTTATCCCCTGGAGCCACATCCTTCAAGTTCAAG GTCCGCGCGTCAAACGATGTTCACGTGGCCCTGCTACAGAATGATGGAGTAACCAGTCGGAACATATACGAGATTGTGATCGGTGGATGGGGTAACACCCAATCAGTGATCCGAACAGGCATGCAGCACGCTAACAGGGTGACAGCTCGCCACCGACCACTCAGTGTAACTGAGTTCCGTGATTTCTGGATTTCTTGGGATGATGGTGTGATCTCCGTTGGAAGTGGGACGACTGTTGGCGTTGGGCGTTTCATGACGTGGAGAGACCCCCACCCTCACCCTGTTAGGTACATTGCTGTGTCCACTGGATTTGGATCAACGGCTCTGTGGCAGTTTG GGCTTAACGTCACATTAACTTGTCTTGCAACGGGTAACGACTACCACTACCATTCCCTCGCTGATCTCGGTTTTCGCCTCAACGAAGAAACATCCTTCACTTTCTGGGTAAAGACCACCAATGACGCTCACATCGCGTTGCTTAGCAGCAGAGACAACTACGTTAATAATATGTTCGAAATCGTCATTGGAGGTTGGCGAAACACTCAGTCCGTCATCAGAAACAGGAAGCAAGGACCAAATCTTGCACTTGTGAGCCACACGCCGCTTTCTGGAAGCAAGCACCTACCATTCTGGATAAGCTTCAGCGGTAACAGGATCGCCGTAGGTGCTGGCAGAGACGTCGGGAGCCGTACCTTCCTGTCGTGGATAGACCAGGCTGTAACACAGATCAGATATGTGAGCGTGGCCACTGGTTGGGGGTCCACGGGAAAATGGCTTTTCTGTAAGTAA